One segment of Methylotenera versatilis 79 DNA contains the following:
- the hemP gene encoding hemin uptake protein HemP, with protein sequence MKVITHLTAKEHMSFDVAIVADDSSNKEMKMSRIKRLNTEQLFTNVKEVMIEHLNETYILRITKQNKLILTK encoded by the coding sequence ATGAAAGTAATTACACACTTAACAGCTAAAGAACACATGAGTTTTGATGTGGCGATTGTAGCGGATGATTCTTCTAATAAAGAGATGAAAATGTCGCGTATTAAACGCTTAAACACAGAACAATTGTTCACCAATGTTAAAGAGGTAATGATTGAACATTTGAATGAAACCTATATTTTGCGCATCACCAAACAAAATAAATTGATTTTAACCAAGTAG
- a CDS encoding energy transducer TonB, which yields MSNQTSTVVNLFAARQAKFNQQSNHAAESSRLTRLYALPLQATQPTSPTPPQKSYSWLATLFVVLAHAAVIYVLITQTPIEKAKIEPAAPMMVSLIAPPAPEPELVPVIEPPKPEVKPVVKPKKVVEKIKPIETPTERLVEATTEQPVVEEAPAAPVEPVKVAEAPKAPPVVEKIEEPKIEPPRFGVSYLNNPAPEYPSTSRRLGEEGRVLMKVLVSADGSAEDVKIEKSSGSERLDNAAIQAVKRWRFIPAKKNNQSLSAYVIVPVKFSLDS from the coding sequence ATGAGCAACCAAACGTCTACCGTTGTTAATTTATTTGCCGCACGTCAGGCAAAATTTAATCAGCAATCAAATCATGCAGCTGAGTCTTCAAGATTAACCAGACTATATGCTTTGCCGCTACAAGCAACGCAACCGACTAGCCCAACACCGCCACAAAAATCCTACTCATGGTTAGCGACATTATTTGTCGTATTGGCGCATGCGGCGGTTATTTATGTATTGATTACACAAACACCGATTGAAAAAGCAAAAATAGAACCGGCAGCGCCAATGATGGTGAGCTTGATTGCGCCGCCAGCACCTGAGCCAGAATTAGTGCCAGTGATCGAACCACCAAAACCAGAAGTAAAGCCCGTTGTTAAGCCAAAAAAAGTAGTTGAAAAAATCAAGCCAATTGAAACGCCAACGGAGCGTTTGGTGGAAGCGACGACAGAGCAGCCTGTTGTAGAAGAGGCACCAGCAGCGCCAGTAGAACCTGTAAAAGTGGCGGAAGCGCCTAAAGCGCCGCCAGTAGTAGAAAAAATAGAAGAACCGAAAATTGAACCGCCACGTTTTGGTGTTTCATATTTGAATAACCCGGCGCCAGAATATCCATCTACTTCACGTCGATTAGGCGAAGAAGGGCGTGTGTTAATGAAAGTTTTAGTTTCTGCAGATGGTTCAGCTGAGGATGTGAAGATTGAAAAAAGCAGCGGATCTGAGCGATTAGATAATGCAGCGATTCAAGCAGTTAAACGCTGGCGTTTTATCCCAGCGAAGAAAAATAATCAATCGCTAAGTGCTTACGTGATTGTGCCTGTGAAGTTTTCACTAGATAGCTAA
- a CDS encoding MotA/TolQ/ExbB proton channel family protein translates to MQHTAEFDSLAFIMQGGFVSISVAVILLIMSVASWYFMIVKTVQGIQLKNAMKRYIAEFWAAPNLQTALTMIKIDSPAHELAANAVDAAHHHQAHAAKHIEESCSYDEFIARSMRRSAAQTSSQLESGLSVLASVGSVSPFVGLFGTVWGIYHALASISASGQATLDKVAGPVGEALIMTAIGLAVAIPAVLAYNAFVKQNRIINATLDGFGQDLHVLLTTGAPLVVKHQNAKNQHNVKAIHAQNAKPVGVPA, encoded by the coding sequence ATGCAACACACAGCAGAATTTGATAGTCTGGCTTTTATCATGCAAGGTGGTTTCGTGTCTATTTCAGTGGCAGTAATCCTGCTGATTATGTCAGTGGCAAGCTGGTATTTTATGATTGTAAAAACCGTTCAGGGCATCCAATTGAAAAATGCCATGAAGCGTTATATAGCAGAGTTTTGGGCTGCACCCAATCTGCAAACAGCACTGACAATGATTAAAATTGATTCGCCAGCGCATGAATTAGCGGCGAATGCAGTTGATGCAGCGCATCATCACCAAGCGCACGCGGCGAAACATATTGAAGAATCCTGTAGTTACGATGAATTTATCGCACGCAGTATGCGTCGTAGCGCAGCGCAAACTTCTTCTCAGCTTGAATCAGGTCTGTCGGTTCTGGCATCTGTTGGTAGCGTTTCCCCATTTGTTGGTTTGTTCGGTACGGTTTGGGGTATTTATCATGCATTGGCAAGTATCAGCGCCAGCGGTCAAGCGACTTTAGACAAAGTTGCTGGCCCAGTAGGTGAAGCATTGATTATGACGGCGATTGGTTTAGCGGTGGCGATTCCTGCAGTGTTGGCTTATAACGCATTTGTAAAACAAAATCGCATCATTAACGCTACTTTAGATGGTTTCGGACAAGATTTACACGTGTTGTTAACCACAGGCGCACCTTTAGTTGTAAAGCATCAAAACGCAAAAAACCAGCATAATGTTAAAGCTATTCACGCTCAAAATGCTAAACCAGTGGGAGTGCCAGCATGA
- a CDS encoding ExbD/TolR family protein — translation MIGGNASNNEAHTQPMNEINTTPLVDVMLVLLVIFIITAPLLTHAVKIDLPQATSQPLPEKPEVISVAIDAAGKMYWNDVPLVDGEIKVKLAQIADQKPQPELNIRADKETRYQILAGVMADAQNAGVTKLGFVSEPQH, via the coding sequence ATGATAGGCGGTAATGCTTCCAACAATGAGGCGCACACTCAGCCGATGAACGAGATCAACACCACGCCGTTGGTAGACGTGATGTTGGTTTTATTGGTCATCTTTATTATTACCGCGCCTTTACTCACGCATGCAGTGAAGATTGATTTGCCGCAAGCAACGAGCCAGCCTTTGCCTGAAAAACCAGAAGTGATCTCGGTTGCAATCGATGCTGCAGGCAAAATGTATTGGAACGATGTGCCGTTGGTTGATGGCGAAATCAAAGTGAAATTAGCGCAGATTGCTGATCAAAAACCGCAGCCAGAGCTCAATATTCGCGCAGATAAAGAAACGCGCTATCAAATATTGGCCGGCGTGATGGCTGACGCACAAAATGCAGGCGTCACAAAACTGGGCTTTGTGAGCGAGCCACAGCATTAA
- a CDS encoding PepSY-associated TM helix domain-containing protein: protein MYIKSIKTWAWVHKWSSLVCTAFMLLLCLTGLPLIFSHEISHLLGNEVEAPDLPANTKLASMDTVLSNAKALYPSRVVQFVFRDIDEHNSWTISLGKTATSEDDTKFIKVDSRTAKILDEPKFNEGFMYVMFKLHVDLFAGFPGMLFLGSMGVLLVVALVSGVVLYAPFMRRLAFGEIRKDRAPKLKRLDTHNFLGVVTLVWALVVGLTGVINAWSDLVVKYWQFDQMSSMIAPYKGLPPPTHFASLQASVDAAQAREPDKNLGFIAFPGTAFSSPHHYGMFMRGDSPITSRLFKPVLIDAETAKITDSRELPWYLTTLLISQPLHFGDYGGLTLKIIWLILDVITIVVLWTGLMLWWKKRKQHVPDIETKIRLNEAY, encoded by the coding sequence ATGTATATTAAATCGATTAAAACTTGGGCTTGGGTGCACAAATGGTCTAGCCTAGTTTGTACGGCATTTATGTTGTTGCTTTGTTTAACGGGTTTGCCGCTCATTTTCAGTCACGAAATTAGCCATTTGCTAGGTAATGAGGTCGAAGCACCTGATTTGCCAGCAAATACAAAACTAGCCAGTATGGACACGGTTTTAAGCAATGCTAAGGCGTTGTACCCAAGCCGCGTTGTGCAATTTGTCTTTCGTGATATTGATGAGCACAACTCATGGACAATCAGCTTAGGTAAAACTGCTACATCAGAAGACGATACGAAGTTCATTAAAGTAGATTCGCGTACTGCGAAAATTTTAGATGAACCAAAGTTTAACGAAGGCTTCATGTATGTGATGTTTAAGTTACATGTCGATTTGTTTGCAGGTTTTCCTGGTATGTTATTCCTTGGCTCAATGGGCGTATTGCTAGTTGTCGCGCTTGTTTCAGGTGTCGTTTTATACGCGCCATTTATGCGTCGATTAGCCTTTGGTGAAATCCGTAAAGATCGCGCGCCAAAGTTAAAACGTTTAGATACGCATAATTTTTTAGGCGTTGTTACCTTGGTTTGGGCATTGGTTGTCGGCTTAACTGGTGTGATTAATGCGTGGTCTGATTTGGTGGTCAAGTATTGGCAGTTTGACCAAATGTCTAGCATGATTGCTCCCTATAAAGGTTTACCGCCGCCGACACATTTTGCTTCATTACAAGCCTCAGTAGATGCAGCACAAGCGCGTGAGCCAGATAAGAATTTGGGCTTTATTGCGTTTCCAGGTACTGCATTTTCAAGCCCGCATCACTATGGCATGTTTATGCGTGGCGATAGCCCCATCACTTCGCGTTTGTTCAAGCCAGTGTTAATTGATGCCGAAACAGCCAAAATCACCGATAGCCGCGAATTACCTTGGTATTTAACTACTTTGCTAATCTCCCAACCTTTACATTTTGGCGATTACGGCGGGTTAACACTCAAGATTATCTGGTTAATTTTAGATGTGATTACGATCGTTGTATTGTGGACTGGCTTAATGTTGTGGTGGAAAAAGCGCAAACAGCATGTGCCGGATATTGAAACCAAAATTAGGCTGAATGAAGCTTATTAA
- a CDS encoding TonB-dependent siderophore receptor: MQNFQCDKIALYKVTSRKVIVTAIIAAMSQLAMAEDVLPEVEVVSTNSELGQPSEKTKSYTVKSTASATRLDTSFRDTPQSISVITRQQLDDFRILSVNDALSYATGIKVEQFETDRTEYTARGLNITNFQIDGLTTPISFSGTNYGDLDIAIYDRVEVLRGANGLLTGTGNPSAAINFVRKRPTKDFQAKVDLSAGSWDNRRLDADVSGALNTDGSVRGRLVAAHQERNSYLDRYSTERNVVYGVIEADLSSSTNLAIGHTYQQNDSDGNNFGSLPLLYSDGSKRRYKVSDSTAPDWSNRDVGTNISFVELTHYFSNDWKVKGQLTHKEVSSKGRHHYIDGSEERNTGLITYASFPYVYDFATKDNVADVYASGPFELAGRKHELVVGATWSKTYMKEYSRTGSTIYDPLINNVYISSFDAIGDFPEPTFGPESKSSDYKSTTTNIYTAAKLNPTDDLKVTVGGSLLRYDLEGTSYGTPQDAKEKNKFTPYVGAVYDLNDIHSLYASYTGIYRPQVETNAGNRPLAPLKGKNYEAGVKSEWLNKKLNSSFALFRTEQENQAQAVGTTGTRTIYEGIEATTKGYEFDVSGEITDNLNINAGYTRLMSIKGDQDQNVNPFVPRHLAHVTTVYSVPFIQNLKVGASLNWQSDTYVDIGTVRYDQDSYATLNLMANYKVDDHWNAAVNLYNVTDEKYLSSLRYAFAGQAFYAAPLNGLATLTWKY, encoded by the coding sequence ATGCAAAATTTTCAATGCGACAAAATCGCACTCTATAAAGTTACGAGCCGCAAAGTCATCGTTACAGCCATTATTGCGGCTATGTCACAACTTGCAATGGCAGAAGATGTCCTGCCTGAAGTGGAAGTGGTCTCTACCAATTCAGAACTAGGCCAGCCATCAGAAAAAACAAAGTCTTACACTGTGAAATCTACTGCGTCTGCAACGCGTTTAGACACTTCATTCCGTGATACACCGCAATCTATTTCAGTGATTACACGTCAACAGTTAGATGATTTCCGCATCCTGTCAGTGAACGATGCTTTGTCTTACGCAACGGGTATTAAAGTGGAACAATTTGAAACAGACCGCACCGAATACACCGCGCGTGGCTTAAACATTACTAATTTTCAAATAGACGGCCTTACCACGCCAATTAGCTTTAGTGGTACGAACTATGGCGATTTAGATATAGCGATTTATGACCGTGTTGAAGTATTGCGAGGTGCCAATGGTTTATTAACCGGAACGGGTAATCCTTCTGCCGCCATTAACTTCGTGCGCAAACGTCCAACAAAAGACTTTCAAGCTAAAGTTGATTTATCCGCAGGCTCTTGGGATAACCGACGTTTAGATGCCGATGTTTCTGGTGCATTGAACACAGATGGTAGCGTGCGTGGACGTTTAGTTGCCGCACATCAAGAAAGAAATTCCTATCTTGACCGTTACAGCACAGAAAGAAACGTGGTCTACGGTGTGATTGAAGCCGATTTGTCGAGTAGTACCAATCTAGCCATTGGTCACACTTATCAGCAAAATGATTCTGATGGCAATAACTTTGGTAGCTTGCCTTTGCTATATTCAGATGGCAGCAAGCGTCGTTACAAAGTGTCTGATTCAACAGCGCCTGATTGGAGTAATCGGGATGTGGGCACTAATATTTCCTTTGTCGAGCTAACGCATTACTTTAGTAATGATTGGAAAGTTAAAGGGCAGTTAACGCACAAAGAAGTGAGCTCTAAAGGGCGCCATCATTATATTGACGGTAGTGAAGAACGTAATACGGGTTTGATTACATATGCAAGTTTTCCTTACGTTTACGACTTTGCAACTAAAGACAATGTCGCTGATGTGTATGCCAGTGGACCTTTTGAGTTGGCGGGGCGCAAGCATGAGTTGGTAGTAGGTGCCACTTGGAGCAAGACGTATATGAAAGAATACTCGCGAACAGGCAGTACTATTTACGATCCCTTAATTAACAATGTCTATATTAGTAGCTTTGATGCGATAGGCGATTTCCCAGAGCCGACATTTGGTCCTGAAAGTAAATCATCAGACTACAAAAGCACAACCACCAATATTTACACAGCGGCTAAACTTAACCCGACAGATGATTTAAAAGTGACTGTCGGCGGCAGTCTGCTTCGTTATGATTTAGAGGGCACTAGTTATGGCACGCCGCAAGATGCAAAAGAGAAAAACAAGTTCACGCCTTATGTGGGCGCTGTGTATGACTTGAATGACATTCACTCTTTGTATGCTAGCTATACGGGCATTTACAGGCCTCAAGTAGAAACTAATGCTGGCAACAGACCGCTCGCGCCATTAAAAGGCAAAAACTATGAGGCGGGTGTTAAAAGTGAATGGTTAAACAAAAAGTTAAACAGTTCTTTTGCATTATTTAGAACCGAGCAAGAAAATCAAGCTCAGGCCGTTGGAACAACAGGTACAAGAACCATTTATGAGGGCATTGAAGCCACTACAAAAGGCTATGAGTTTGATGTGTCGGGCGAAATTACGGACAACTTAAATATCAATGCAGGTTATACGCGTTTGATGAGTATAAAAGGCGATCAAGATCAAAATGTAAACCCATTTGTGCCAAGACATCTTGCGCATGTGACAACTGTTTATAGCGTACCGTTTATTCAAAATCTGAAAGTGGGCGCCAGTTTGAATTGGCAAAGCGATACGTATGTGGATATTGGCACTGTACGCTATGACCAAGACAGCTATGCAACGTTGAATTTAATGGCGAACTATAAAGTCGATGACCATTGGAACGCAGCGGTTAATTTATACAATGTGACGGATGAAAAATATCTATCCAGCTTAAGGTATGCGTTTGCAGGGCAAGCTTTTTATGCAGCGCCATTGAATGGTTTAGCAACGCTCACCTGGAAATATTAA
- the azu gene encoding azurin, which translates to MTTQKILSTSVVLFAVSASILLATSQAQAAAACEITVDATDAMAFSTKSIDVSKTCKEFTINLKHVGKLPKNVMGHNLVISKEADKAGVLADGSKAGLPSDYVKASDARVIAATTIIGGGETASTKFAVSKLNAKDAFEFYCSFPGHAFMMKGVVKLV; encoded by the coding sequence ATGACCACACAAAAAATATTGAGTACTTCAGTTGTTTTATTTGCTGTTTCTGCGAGTATTTTGCTTGCAACATCACAAGCACAAGCGGCTGCGGCTTGTGAAATTACGGTTGATGCAACAGACGCAATGGCTTTTAGCACCAAAAGTATTGATGTAAGCAAAACTTGCAAAGAATTTACCATTAACCTTAAACACGTGGGTAAATTGCCTAAAAATGTGATGGGTCATAATTTGGTGATTAGTAAAGAAGCTGACAAAGCTGGTGTGTTAGCCGATGGTAGCAAAGCTGGTTTGCCTAGCGATTATGTTAAAGCTAGCGATGCGCGTGTGATTGCGGCTACTACAATTATTGGTGGTGGTGAAACCGCTAGTACTAAGTTTGCGGTGAGTAAGTTGAATGCTAAAGATGCTTTTGAATTTTACTGTTCTTTCCCAGGCCATGCTTTTATGATGAAGGGCGTGGTTAAGTTAGTTTAA
- a CDS encoding DUF6607 family protein, with amino-acid sequence MIKPRILCVVMALSFTAVIALAQSDEITGNNGHQASVEKQYTFTWNFSENSHLKPRGGQSKGVPVTLDTSPSLEWLKLQEANISAIERDRRAILAMVGEYKVSFDFIEVAGFTDNYQPKSPYQSWATEKVYVVEDKKDFISLQHVLVMQTVNKDGSKNAPMVTKHWRQDWQYQPKQVLVYTGYNSWVTTPVNAIDQPSSWSQTVYQVDDSPRYGGVAKWQHFGNFSSWNSTDTWRPLPRREYTVRNDYQLLLGNNRLIILPTGWVHEQQNNKVVLDKNAKPAAIPVIAREMGFDRYERIQGYDFSLGDTYVKNTEPFWREVRKQWTNLSQVDKHINLRGAVDKEGLYINAFEYAEKLNDGTKQTPVQIQQFAEKVVSEYLAKEKTTENLKY; translated from the coding sequence ATGATTAAACCTAGAATTTTATGTGTAGTAATGGCCTTAAGTTTTACAGCCGTCATTGCGTTGGCACAGTCTGATGAAATTACAGGTAACAATGGTCATCAAGCATCTGTTGAAAAACAATATACCTTTACTTGGAATTTCTCAGAAAATAGCCATCTAAAACCGCGCGGCGGTCAATCTAAAGGTGTGCCTGTTACTTTGGATACATCACCTAGCCTAGAGTGGTTGAAACTGCAAGAAGCAAATATTAGTGCTATAGAACGAGACAGAAGAGCGATTCTAGCCATGGTTGGAGAATATAAAGTCAGCTTCGACTTTATTGAAGTAGCAGGCTTTACAGACAATTACCAACCGAAATCTCCTTATCAAAGCTGGGCCACTGAAAAAGTCTATGTGGTTGAAGATAAAAAAGATTTTATTTCGCTACAACATGTTTTAGTCATGCAAACCGTCAATAAAGATGGCTCAAAAAATGCACCGATGGTGACTAAACATTGGCGGCAAGATTGGCAATATCAACCTAAACAAGTACTGGTTTACACTGGATATAACTCGTGGGTGACAACGCCCGTCAACGCAATAGATCAGCCGAGTTCTTGGTCGCAAACTGTGTATCAGGTGGATGATTCACCGCGCTATGGTGGCGTGGCAAAGTGGCAGCATTTCGGTAATTTTTCTAGCTGGAATAGCACAGATACCTGGCGTCCTTTGCCTCGTCGTGAATACACGGTGCGTAATGACTACCAACTATTGCTGGGCAATAATCGCCTTATTATTTTGCCAACTGGCTGGGTACACGAGCAGCAAAATAACAAAGTGGTGCTGGATAAAAATGCAAAACCTGCAGCAATACCAGTGATTGCGCGCGAGATGGGCTTTGATCGCTATGAGCGTATTCAAGGCTATGATTTTTCTTTGGGCGATACTTATGTTAAAAACACTGAGCCATTCTGGCGTGAAGTGCGCAAGCAGTGGACTAACTTAAGCCAAGTAGACAAGCATATTAACTTACGTGGCGCTGTAGATAAAGAAGGGCTATATATCAACGCGTTTGAATATGCTGAAAAATTGAATGATGGTACAAAACAAACACCTGTACAGATACAGCAGTTTGCTGAAAAGGTGGTTTCTGAGTATTTGGCGAAAGAAAAGACGACAGAAAATTTGAAGTATTGA
- a CDS encoding ABC transporter permease codes for MFSAMLGEAWHAMGANRLRTFLTMLGMVIGVSAVVLMMAIGQGAEASVKRSISAMGSNLFVVLSGPPRVAGARSATGNAPSLNVKDANAIAELEDVVGVAPVTMGKSQIVYGSNNWNTDIIGTTPSYLDVRSWNLSSGYAFSDSDIRSATRVALIGKTVAQNIFGEDIDPVGKTIRINQSPFVILGVLESKGQTLDGRDQDDTIIVPLTTAQRKLFGNQLPGSVRQIMVQAGSDKVMTMLEESMNGLLNQRHNIREGADSDFSVRNLTAIANSAAETARTMSLLLGAIASVSLLVGGIGIMNIMLVSVTERTREIGIRMAIGARQRDILLQFLLEAIMISIVGCLIGIAIGVGGAVLVSIFTQAEIIISSNSVIIAFSVAATIGVFFGFYPARKAAMLNPIEALRYQ; via the coding sequence ATGTTTAGCGCAATGTTAGGTGAGGCATGGCACGCCATGGGCGCAAACCGTTTGCGTACTTTTTTAACCATGTTGGGCATGGTGATCGGCGTAAGCGCGGTTGTGTTAATGATGGCAATTGGCCAAGGTGCGGAAGCTTCAGTGAAACGCTCTATCAGTGCGATGGGTAGCAATCTATTCGTTGTTTTATCTGGCCCGCCAAGAGTTGCTGGTGCCAGATCAGCCACAGGCAATGCGCCTTCGCTGAATGTTAAGGATGCCAATGCGATTGCAGAGTTAGAAGATGTAGTTGGCGTTGCGCCGGTGACAATGGGTAAATCGCAGATTGTGTATGGCAGCAATAACTGGAACACAGATATTATCGGCACGACACCTAGTTATTTAGACGTGCGCTCTTGGAATTTATCATCTGGTTATGCATTTTCAGATTCAGATATCCGCTCTGCTACGCGCGTTGCATTAATAGGTAAAACAGTCGCACAAAATATCTTTGGCGAAGATATCGATCCAGTAGGTAAAACCATTCGCATTAACCAAAGCCCTTTTGTGATTTTGGGCGTGTTAGAAAGCAAAGGTCAAACATTAGATGGGCGTGACCAAGATGACACTATCATCGTGCCGCTAACTACCGCGCAACGTAAGCTATTTGGCAACCAATTGCCAGGAAGTGTGCGGCAGATTATGGTGCAAGCGGGGTCAGATAAAGTGATGACAATGCTGGAAGAATCCATGAATGGTTTGCTGAATCAGCGTCACAATATACGTGAAGGTGCAGACAGCGACTTTTCTGTGCGCAATCTAACGGCTATTGCCAACTCAGCAGCTGAAACTGCCCGCACTATGTCATTATTGTTGGGTGCGATTGCTTCTGTTTCGTTGCTGGTTGGTGGCATCGGCATCATGAATATCATGCTTGTTTCGGTGACAGAGCGCACACGTGAAATTGGCATTCGCATGGCGATTGGCGCACGTCAACGCGATATTCTGCTGCAATTTCTATTAGAGGCTATCATGATCTCAATCGTCGGTTGCCTTATCGGCATTGCGATTGGCGTGGGTGGCGCGGTGTTGGTCAGCATATTTACGCAGGCAGAAATCATTATCTCAAGTAATTCCGTGATTATTGCTTTCAGCGTTGCAGCTACTATTGGCGTATTCTTTGGCTTCTACCCTGCCCGCAAGGCCGCGATGCTTAACCCGATTGAAGCACTAAGATATCAATAA
- a CDS encoding ABC transporter ATP-binding protein produces MQNKKKLQDLNAPQKSVIEVSGLFKAYQTAAGPFPVLKDVNLRIDNGDYVAIMGPSGSGKSTFMNILGCLDKPTKGKYVLDGYAVANMEENAVARVRNQTIGFVFQGFNLLARSSLLDNVALPLVYSGIDKAERHARAKVLLEKVGLGKHINSRPNQISGGQQQRVAIARALVNNPRLILADEPTGNLDSVTSEEIMALFGQLNKEGITIVLVTHETDIAEHAKRQVRFLDGEIVQDTLTNGHVSTNNELSEAI; encoded by the coding sequence ATGCAAAACAAAAAAAAACTGCAAGACCTTAATGCCCCGCAAAAAAGCGTTATTGAAGTAAGCGGGTTATTTAAAGCTTATCAAACAGCGGCTGGACCTTTCCCAGTACTAAAAGATGTGAATCTGCGCATTGATAATGGCGATTATGTTGCCATTATGGGGCCATCTGGCTCAGGAAAATCCACCTTTATGAATATTCTTGGTTGCTTAGATAAACCAACTAAGGGTAAATACGTGTTAGATGGTTATGCAGTTGCCAATATGGAAGAAAACGCAGTGGCGAGGGTGCGTAACCAAACCATCGGCTTTGTGTTTCAGGGCTTTAATCTATTAGCCCGTTCAAGCTTATTAGATAACGTTGCTCTGCCCTTGGTCTATTCCGGCATCGATAAAGCCGAACGTCATGCACGCGCCAAAGTATTATTAGAAAAAGTGGGTTTGGGTAAACATATTAACTCTCGTCCTAATCAAATCTCTGGTGGTCAGCAACAACGTGTCGCCATTGCGCGTGCGCTTGTTAATAATCCACGCCTGATTCTTGCAGATGAGCCGACAGGTAACTTAGACAGCGTGACCAGTGAAGAGATTATGGCGCTATTTGGTCAGTTAAATAAAGAAGGTATTACCATTGTGTTAGTGACGCATGAAACAGACATTGCCGAACATGCCAAACGCCAAGTGCGTTTTTTGGATGGAGAGATAGTGCAAGATACGCTGACAAATGGTCACGTATCAACTAATAACGAATTAAGCGAGGCAATCTGA
- a CDS encoding efflux RND transporter periplasmic adaptor subunit: protein MKSLKKILVFIILAAIAYGAFYYYEKTHQPKPEDLYRLDEITQGDIEQTVSANGTLNPVSLISVGTQISGIVRKLYVDFNDTVKKDQVLLELDSALSSAAITQSQSSVRSNQASVELATANEKRIRELYAQEFVSKQELDTAVQVLKSAKAQLESARGLLTRDQTNLNFTIIRSPVSGTVVNRVVDVGQTVAASFQTPTLIQIAQDLAKMQIDTSFAEADIGKIKDGQKVKFNVDAFPNRNFEGVVKQVRLNSTNTSNVVTYNVVVSVDNSDLTLLPGMTAYVNIAVANAQQSLMVPNAALRYKPKVNEEAAISDDKGTATGDKSKEMGKGAERKRNGGGRNGKKPEDLTASKIYILKDGKPTMVRIHVGITDGRFTAITGRDLSAGDKVIVSDLQVDGKPQAGGNAPRGPRMF, encoded by the coding sequence ATGAAATCACTCAAAAAAATCCTTGTATTCATTATATTAGCGGCGATTGCATACGGCGCTTTTTACTATTATGAAAAAACGCATCAGCCAAAACCAGAAGATCTATACCGATTAGACGAAATCACACAGGGCGATATTGAGCAAACGGTTTCTGCCAATGGCACGTTGAATCCTGTGAGTTTAATCAGCGTGGGTACACAGATTTCTGGCATTGTCAGAAAGTTATATGTGGATTTTAACGATACCGTTAAAAAAGATCAGGTATTGCTTGAGTTAGATAGCGCGCTGTCTTCAGCCGCAATTACGCAATCGCAAAGTAGCGTGCGCAGCAACCAAGCCTCTGTTGAATTGGCGACTGCCAATGAAAAACGGATTCGCGAATTATATGCACAAGAATTCGTTTCAAAACAAGAGTTAGACACCGCTGTACAGGTGCTTAAATCTGCCAAAGCGCAATTAGAGAGCGCACGCGGATTATTAACGCGCGATCAAACCAATTTAAACTTTACGATTATTCGTTCACCCGTTTCTGGCACGGTGGTGAATCGCGTGGTGGATGTTGGCCAAACGGTTGCGGCAAGTTTTCAAACGCCAACGTTGATTCAAATTGCGCAAGATTTGGCAAAAATGCAGATTGATACCAGCTTTGCGGAAGCAGATATCGGTAAGATTAAAGATGGTCAAAAGGTTAAGTTCAATGTCGATGCTTTCCCTAACCGCAACTTTGAAGGCGTGGTTAAACAAGTGCGTTTAAACTCAACCAATACCTCAAATGTGGTGACTTACAATGTGGTGGTTTCTGTAGACAATAGCGATTTAACTTTACTGCCAGGTATGACGGCTTACGTAAATATTGCGGTAGCAAATGCGCAGCAATCACTGATGGTGCCAAATGCTGCCTTGCGTTACAAACCAAAAGTAAATGAAGAAGCCGCTATCAGCGATGATAAAGGCACTGCAACTGGTGATAAGAGCAAAGAAATGGGTAAAGGTGCTGAAAGAAAAAGGAATGGCGGCGGCAGAAACGGCAAAAAACCTGAAGACTTAACTGCTAGCAAAATCTATATCCTGAAAGATGGCAAACCAACCATGGTGAGAATCCATGTTGGCATCACAGATGGTCGATTTACCGCAATTACTGGGCGTGATTTGAGTGCGGGTGACAAAGTGATTGTGAGCGATTTACAAGTAGATGGTAAACCTCAAGCTGGCGGCAATGCACCGCGCGGCCCAAGAATGTTCTAG